A section of the Acanthopagrus latus isolate v.2019 chromosome 20, fAcaLat1.1, whole genome shotgun sequence genome encodes:
- the tmem94 gene encoding transmembrane protein 94 isoform X3: MVLKMREGFCFRKKSSEEDAVTLGLSTGQALVKLRDQLSGLLEQHQRAARRRASAQEQWVNSFLYHGNRHSCLHWPGAALTLLAVLGLLCCHGSQPKGSSGIELMNAAALLLLLLLNLLLVGRQEGLKRSEMVHRLKGIITQLSDYLSGCVGEVRWPPSLYPDLYTPTSPSWSLHWTYRDSQLVNLPISLLVEGDIIALRPGQEAFASLRGIKDDEHIVLEPGDLFPPFSPPPSPRANEKRGPQSPQQHRLFRVVRTPVLDIVRNSLELALARPITVLDNERFTVQSVITKLVCPVVLVAFLLVNTIRFFCDAPSLTPPCYNFFQLQLMGVLPILPLLFPVMWVLLNAFGEARVLAEFSRASPAGLEMLRCVWRHLIGVLKGESQTLCYTSSLLHTLGSVTVLCCVDKQGILSWPNPSPETVLFFSGRVEPPHNSQDDLRDDLSVNSYCRMEADDDRDEAQEAEALLCLPAESSTQLGEGPEPSETSHDTALSTDNLRLLRSCQSSHTRIKHHSGSNVSFSHDTEGGEDDQGQDFALGCPEAEADDFVCDYHLEMLSLSQDQQNPASIQFDDLSWQCHLPSLKPLGLNIMLNLCNASVTQQLCRFSDHLSNLALQESHGTVLPVYVPWGLCELSRLIGFTPGARELFKQENHLALYQLPSGEKTKEFTSRRLHYFTKRQPPISHLISLFVRDSSSNNVQMLSHGSADLILEACTDFWDGTDIYPLSGSDRKKVLDFYQRACLSGYCSAFAYKPMQVSLSDQLNGKCVELTPGPCLFFGVELPSTTPIKHSSCRNSWSSDEGIGEGVEREDCVQALSGQIFMGMVSSQYQARLDTVRLIDALVTACIRFVYFSMEDELRSKVFAEKMGLETGWNCHISLTPNGDSPCDGAPSSPTQGSLHEDLNQDSRDEAEGPLLPEEEGHSDLASFHPTDSDVPSFLEDCNRAKLPRGIHQVRPHLKNIDNVPLLVPLFTDCTPDTMCEMMKIMQENREVTCCLGSSANFRNSRLFLQSDVSIALDPLYPSQCSWETFGYATGGGFNGEAEGLSPLRLSGQLNSLGCSVTFHQGESVSMVKLIEQARHTTYGIRKCFLFLLQCQLSLVIIQFLACLAQLPPPMNTTDILWLSCFSCPLLSVSLLGKPPDNSVMTVATGKNLDAIPRKTQNYFLGCFLLKFGLTVCAYLLAFGFTLQEICLRSSNLTLADNTNVSCTHILTASSLEKAPQWFNELSNSLLLTQKVMAGFLALHTVVISLSYVHRSQPLWRKSPFSNTWWCLTVPVVLLSQIVQATVDYQLWRHQGSLLSFNLGDIPLLAWLLVSLSPLLVVVVNEVVKLHEIRVRVRYQKRQKLQFETKLGMNSPF; the protein is encoded by the exons ATGGTGCTGAAGATGAGAGAAGGATTCTGCTTCAGGAAGAAGAGCAGC gaggaggatgctgtgaCTCTGGGCCTGTCGACTGGCCAGGCTCTGGTGAAGCTGCGGGACCAGCTCAGCGGCCTGCTGGAGCAGCACCAAAGGGCTGCACGCAGACGAGCCTCTGCACAG GAACAGTGGGTAAATAGCTTTCTTTACCATGGCAACCGTCACTCCTGTCTCCATTGGCCGGGAGCTGCCCTCACTTTACTGGCTGTGCTGGGACtcctctgttgccatggcagccaGCCAAAGGGCAG TTCTGGTATAGAGCTGATGAACGCTGcagccctccttctcctccttctgctgaACCTGCTGCTGGTCGGACGCCAGGAGGGGCTGAAGAGGAGTGAGATGGTCCACCGCCTTAAGGGCATCATCACACAGCTCAGTG ACTATCTGTCAGGGTGTGTGGGTGAAGTAAGGTGGCCTCCATCTCTGTACCCTGATCTTTACACACCCACGTCCCCATCCTGGTCCCTCCACTGGACCTACCGTGACTCCCAGTTGGTTAACCTGCCTATCAGTCTGCTAGTGGAGGGAGACATCATCGCTCTGAGACCTGGCCAAGAGGCATTCGCCTCCCTCCGAGGCATTAAG gaTGATGAGCACATTGTTTTGGAGCCAGGAGATTTATTCCCCccattttcccctcctccttccccacGAGCCAATGAGAAGAGAGGACCCCAGAGCCCCCAACAACACCGTCTCTTCAGAGTGGTCCGGACCCCAGTACTGGACATAGTCAG gaacaGTTTGGAGTTGGCTCTGGCTCGCCCAATCACGGTGCTTGATAATGAGAGGTTTACAGTGCAGTCAGTTATCACCAAACTAGTCTGTCCTGTCGTGTTG GTGGCGTTCCTGCTCGTGAACACAATCCGCTTTTTTTGTGATGCGCCCAGCCTCACCCCACCCTGCTACAATTTCTTTCAACTTCAG TTGATGGGTGTTCTGCCCATCTTGCCTTTGCTCTTTCCCGTGATGTGGGTGCTGTTGAATGCCTTCGGAGAAGCCAGGGTCCTCGCTGAGTTCAGTCGTGCATCACCAGCTGGTCTG GAGATGCTGCGCTGTGTTTGGAGACACCTGATTGGGGTCCTAAAGGGAGAGTCTCAGACACTGTGTTATACTTCCAGCCTTTTACACACTCTGGGATCTGTCACT gTGCTGTGTTGTGTGGACAAGCAGGGTATTCTGTCGTGGCCTAATCCCAGTCCAGAGACAGTCCTGTTCTTCAGTGGAAGGGTGGAGCCACCTCACAACAGTCAGGATGATCTCAGAGACGACTTGTCCGTCAATTCCTACTGCCGAATGGAAGCAGATGATGACAGGGATGAG GCCCAGGAAGCAGAggctctgctctgtctgccAGCAGAGTCCTCCACCCAGTTGGGGGAGGGACCTGAGCCCAGCGAGACATCACATGACACTGCTCTCTCAACTGACAATCTCCGGCTTCTGCGCTCGTGCCAGTCTTCACATACACGCATCAAACACCACTCTGGGTCCAACGTGAGCTTCAGCCATGACACTGAGGGAGGCGAAGACGATCAGGGCCAG GACTTTGCGTTGGGCTGCCCGGAGGCTGAGGCCGATGACTTTGTGTGTGACTACCACCTGGAGATGCTGAGCCTGTCACAGGACCAGCAGAACCCAGCCAGCATCCAGTTTGATGACCTTTCCTGGCAGTGCCACCTGCCCTCCCTCAAGCCACTTGGCCTCAACATTATGCTGAACCTCTGCAATGCCAGTGTCACCCAGCAGCTCTGTCGCTTCTCAGACCACCTGTCCAACCTGGCTCTCCAGGAGAGCCACGGTACTGTACTGCCCGTCTACGTCCCCTGGGGGCTCTGCGAGCTCTCCAGGCTGATAG ggttcaCTCCTGGTGCAAGGGAGCTATTTAAACAGGAGAACCACTTGGCTCTGTACCAGCTGCCATCTGGAGAGAAGACCAAGGAGTTCACCTCCCGCCGCCTTCATTACTTCACCAAACGGCAGCCTCCCATCTCCCACCTTATTTCCCTGTTTGTACGAGACTCTTCCTCCA ATAACGTCCAGATGCTGTCGCATGGCTCAGCTGACCTAATCCTGGAGGCCTGCACTGACTTCTGGGATGGAACAGATATCTATCCCCTCTCAGGCTCTGACAG AAAGAAGGTTCTGGATTTCTACCAGCGTGCCTGTCTTTCAGGTTACTGCTCAGCATTTGCCTACAAGCCCATGCAAGTGTCGCTGTCAGACCAACTGAATGGGAAGTGTGTGGAGCTGACCCCTGGTCCCTGCCTGTTCTTCGGAGTGGAGCTGCCCTCCACCACCCCCATCAAACACAGCTCCTGCAGGAACAGCTGGAGCTCCGATG AGGGTATAGGTGAGGGTGTGGAGCGAGAGGACTGTGTTCAAGCCCTCAGTGGGCAGATCTTTATGGGCATGGTGTCTTCCCAGTACCAGGCGAGGCTGGACACAGTTCGACTAATAGATGCCCTGGTCACAGCTTGTATccggtttgtttatttttcaatggAGGATGAGCTCCGCAGCAAG GTTTTTGCAGAGAAGATGGGTTTAGAGACAGGCTGGAACTGTCACATCTCATTGACTCCAAATGGGGACAGTCCTTGTGATGGAGCTCCATCCAGCCCCACTCAGGGCTCCTTGCATGAAGACCTGAACCAAG ATTCTCGAGATGAAGCAGAAGGTCCACTGCTGCCAGAAGAGGAAGGCCACTCTGACCTGGCAAGTTTCCATCCCACAGACAGCGATGTGCCCAGCTTCCTGGAGGACTGCAACCGG GCCAAGCTACCTCGTGGTATCCACCAGGTTCGTCCTCACTTGAAGAACATTGATAATGTGCCTCTTTTGGTGCCACTCTTCACTGACTGCACCCCTGACA CCATGTGTGAAATGATGAAGATCATGCAGGAGAACAGGGAGGTTACATGCTGTCTGGGAAGCTCTGCCAATTTCCGCAACAGCCGCCTGTTTCTACAGAGTGATGTCAG CATTGCTCTGGACCCTTTGTACCCATCTCAGTGTTCATGGGAGACATTCGGCTATGCCACTGGAGGAGGATTTAACGGAGAAGCTGAGGGTCTGTCTCCACTGAGGCTCTCCGGACAGCTCAACAGTCTGGGCTGCTCTGTCACCTTCCACCAAGGAGAGAGTGTTAGCATGGTCAAGCTCATAGAGCAG GCACGACACACAACCTACGGCATCCGCAAGTGctttcttttcctgctgcagtGTCAGCTAAGTCTGGTCATCAtccag TTCTTAGCCTGTCTTgctcagcttcctcctcctATGAACACCACGGACATCCTCTGGCTGTCCTGCTTCAGCTGCCCACTGctaag tgtgtcACTTTTGGGGAAGCCACCTGATAATTCAGTGATGACAGTTGCCACTGGGAAGAACCTAGATGCAATTCCAAGGAAG ACCCAGAACTACTTCCTTGGCTGTTTCCTGTTGAAGTTTGGCCTGACAGTGTGTGCCTACCTGTTGGCCTTTGGGTTCACCCTGCAGGAGATCTGCCTCAGAAGCAGCAACCTCACCTTAGCTGACAACACCAATGTCTCCTGCACTCATATTCTCACAGCCAG ctccTTAGAAAAAGCTCCTCAGTGGTTTAATGAGCTGTCAAACAGCCTGCTGCTGACTCAGAAGGTCATGGCAGGATTCCTCGCCTTACACACTG TGGTGATCTCCCTAAGCTACGTCCACCGCTCTCAGCCTCTGTGGAGAAAGAGTCCCTTCAGCAATACGTGGTGGTGTCTTACTGTACCTGTGGT TCTGCTCAGCCAGATTGTTCAGGCCACAGTGGATTACCAGTTATGGCGTCACCAGGGCAGCCTCCTGTCCTTTAACCTTGGTGACATACCCCTGCTAGCATGGCTGCTGGTCTCTCTGTCCCcactgctggtggtggtggtcaaCGAAGTGGTGAAGCTACATGAGATACG GGTGAGAGTTCGCTAccagaagagacagaagctgcagtttgaaaCAAAGCTGGGGATGAACTCTCCATTCTGA
- the tmem94 gene encoding transmembrane protein 94 isoform X2, translating to MEQQDKKQEEDAVTLGLSTGQALVKLRDQLSGLLEQHQRAARRRASAQEQWVNSFLYHGNRHSCLHWPGAALTLLAVLGLLCCHGSQPKGSSGIELMNAAALLLLLLLNLLLVGRQEGLKRSEMVHRLKGIITQLSDYLSGCVGEVRWPPSLYPDLYTPTSPSWSLHWTYRDSQLVNLPISLLVEGDIIALRPGQEAFASLRGIKDDEHIVLEPGDLFPPFSPPPSPRANEKRGPQSPQQHRLFRVVRTPVLDIVRNSLELALARPITVLDNERFTVQSVITKLVCPVVLVAFLLVNTIRFFCDAPSLTPPCYNFFQLQLMGVLPILPLLFPVMWVLLNAFGEARVLAEFSRASPAGLLAKFSEDTLSSYTEVVSSQEMLRCVWRHLIGVLKGESQTLCYTSSLLHTLGSVTVLCCVDKQGILSWPNPSPETVLFFSGRVEPPHNSQDDLRDDLSVNSYCRMEADDDRDEAQEAEALLCLPAESSTQLGEGPEPSETSHDTALSTDNLRLLRSCQSSHTRIKHHSGSNVSFSHDTEGGEDDQGQDFALGCPEAEADDFVCDYHLEMLSLSQDQQNPASIQFDDLSWQCHLPSLKPLGLNIMLNLCNASVTQQLCRFSDHLSNLALQESHGTVLPVYVPWGLCELSRLIGFTPGARELFKQENHLALYQLPSGEKTKEFTSRRLHYFTKRQPPISHLISLFVRDSSSNNVQMLSHGSADLILEACTDFWDGTDIYPLSGSDRKKVLDFYQRACLSGYCSAFAYKPMQVSLSDQLNGKCVELTPGPCLFFGVELPSTTPIKHSSCRNSWSSDEGIGEGVEREDCVQALSGQIFMGMVSSQYQARLDTVRLIDALVTACIRFVYFSMEDELRSKVFAEKMGLETGWNCHISLTPNGDSPCDGAPSSPTQGSLHEDLNQDSRDEAEGPLLPEEEGHSDLASFHPTDSDVPSFLEDCNRAKLPRGIHQVRPHLKNIDNVPLLVPLFTDCTPDTMCEMMKIMQENREVTCCLGSSANFRNSRLFLQSDVSIALDPLYPSQCSWETFGYATGGGFNGEAEGLSPLRLSGQLNSLGCSVTFHQGESVSMVKLIEQARHTTYGIRKCFLFLLQCQLSLVIIQFLACLAQLPPPMNTTDILWLSCFSCPLLSVSLLGKPPDNSVMTVATGKNLDAIPRKTQNYFLGCFLLKFGLTVCAYLLAFGFTLQEICLRSSNLTLADNTNVSCTHILTASSLEKAPQWFNELSNSLLLTQKVMAGFLALHTVVISLSYVHRSQPLWRKSPFSNTWWCLTVPVVLLSQIVQATVDYQLWRHQGSLLSFNLGDIPLLAWLLVSLSPLLVVVVNEVVKLHEIRVRVRYQKRQKLQFETKLGMNSPF from the exons ATGGAGCAGCAGGATAAGAAGCAG gaggaggatgctgtgaCTCTGGGCCTGTCGACTGGCCAGGCTCTGGTGAAGCTGCGGGACCAGCTCAGCGGCCTGCTGGAGCAGCACCAAAGGGCTGCACGCAGACGAGCCTCTGCACAG GAACAGTGGGTAAATAGCTTTCTTTACCATGGCAACCGTCACTCCTGTCTCCATTGGCCGGGAGCTGCCCTCACTTTACTGGCTGTGCTGGGACtcctctgttgccatggcagccaGCCAAAGGGCAG TTCTGGTATAGAGCTGATGAACGCTGcagccctccttctcctccttctgctgaACCTGCTGCTGGTCGGACGCCAGGAGGGGCTGAAGAGGAGTGAGATGGTCCACCGCCTTAAGGGCATCATCACACAGCTCAGTG ACTATCTGTCAGGGTGTGTGGGTGAAGTAAGGTGGCCTCCATCTCTGTACCCTGATCTTTACACACCCACGTCCCCATCCTGGTCCCTCCACTGGACCTACCGTGACTCCCAGTTGGTTAACCTGCCTATCAGTCTGCTAGTGGAGGGAGACATCATCGCTCTGAGACCTGGCCAAGAGGCATTCGCCTCCCTCCGAGGCATTAAG gaTGATGAGCACATTGTTTTGGAGCCAGGAGATTTATTCCCCccattttcccctcctccttccccacGAGCCAATGAGAAGAGAGGACCCCAGAGCCCCCAACAACACCGTCTCTTCAGAGTGGTCCGGACCCCAGTACTGGACATAGTCAG gaacaGTTTGGAGTTGGCTCTGGCTCGCCCAATCACGGTGCTTGATAATGAGAGGTTTACAGTGCAGTCAGTTATCACCAAACTAGTCTGTCCTGTCGTGTTG GTGGCGTTCCTGCTCGTGAACACAATCCGCTTTTTTTGTGATGCGCCCAGCCTCACCCCACCCTGCTACAATTTCTTTCAACTTCAG TTGATGGGTGTTCTGCCCATCTTGCCTTTGCTCTTTCCCGTGATGTGGGTGCTGTTGAATGCCTTCGGAGAAGCCAGGGTCCTCGCTGAGTTCAGTCGTGCATCACCAGCTGGTCTG CTTGCTAAGTTCTCTGAGGACACTCTAAGCAGCTACACCGAAGTGGTTTCCTCCCAG GAGATGCTGCGCTGTGTTTGGAGACACCTGATTGGGGTCCTAAAGGGAGAGTCTCAGACACTGTGTTATACTTCCAGCCTTTTACACACTCTGGGATCTGTCACT gTGCTGTGTTGTGTGGACAAGCAGGGTATTCTGTCGTGGCCTAATCCCAGTCCAGAGACAGTCCTGTTCTTCAGTGGAAGGGTGGAGCCACCTCACAACAGTCAGGATGATCTCAGAGACGACTTGTCCGTCAATTCCTACTGCCGAATGGAAGCAGATGATGACAGGGATGAG GCCCAGGAAGCAGAggctctgctctgtctgccAGCAGAGTCCTCCACCCAGTTGGGGGAGGGACCTGAGCCCAGCGAGACATCACATGACACTGCTCTCTCAACTGACAATCTCCGGCTTCTGCGCTCGTGCCAGTCTTCACATACACGCATCAAACACCACTCTGGGTCCAACGTGAGCTTCAGCCATGACACTGAGGGAGGCGAAGACGATCAGGGCCAG GACTTTGCGTTGGGCTGCCCGGAGGCTGAGGCCGATGACTTTGTGTGTGACTACCACCTGGAGATGCTGAGCCTGTCACAGGACCAGCAGAACCCAGCCAGCATCCAGTTTGATGACCTTTCCTGGCAGTGCCACCTGCCCTCCCTCAAGCCACTTGGCCTCAACATTATGCTGAACCTCTGCAATGCCAGTGTCACCCAGCAGCTCTGTCGCTTCTCAGACCACCTGTCCAACCTGGCTCTCCAGGAGAGCCACGGTACTGTACTGCCCGTCTACGTCCCCTGGGGGCTCTGCGAGCTCTCCAGGCTGATAG ggttcaCTCCTGGTGCAAGGGAGCTATTTAAACAGGAGAACCACTTGGCTCTGTACCAGCTGCCATCTGGAGAGAAGACCAAGGAGTTCACCTCCCGCCGCCTTCATTACTTCACCAAACGGCAGCCTCCCATCTCCCACCTTATTTCCCTGTTTGTACGAGACTCTTCCTCCA ATAACGTCCAGATGCTGTCGCATGGCTCAGCTGACCTAATCCTGGAGGCCTGCACTGACTTCTGGGATGGAACAGATATCTATCCCCTCTCAGGCTCTGACAG AAAGAAGGTTCTGGATTTCTACCAGCGTGCCTGTCTTTCAGGTTACTGCTCAGCATTTGCCTACAAGCCCATGCAAGTGTCGCTGTCAGACCAACTGAATGGGAAGTGTGTGGAGCTGACCCCTGGTCCCTGCCTGTTCTTCGGAGTGGAGCTGCCCTCCACCACCCCCATCAAACACAGCTCCTGCAGGAACAGCTGGAGCTCCGATG AGGGTATAGGTGAGGGTGTGGAGCGAGAGGACTGTGTTCAAGCCCTCAGTGGGCAGATCTTTATGGGCATGGTGTCTTCCCAGTACCAGGCGAGGCTGGACACAGTTCGACTAATAGATGCCCTGGTCACAGCTTGTATccggtttgtttatttttcaatggAGGATGAGCTCCGCAGCAAG GTTTTTGCAGAGAAGATGGGTTTAGAGACAGGCTGGAACTGTCACATCTCATTGACTCCAAATGGGGACAGTCCTTGTGATGGAGCTCCATCCAGCCCCACTCAGGGCTCCTTGCATGAAGACCTGAACCAAG ATTCTCGAGATGAAGCAGAAGGTCCACTGCTGCCAGAAGAGGAAGGCCACTCTGACCTGGCAAGTTTCCATCCCACAGACAGCGATGTGCCCAGCTTCCTGGAGGACTGCAACCGG GCCAAGCTACCTCGTGGTATCCACCAGGTTCGTCCTCACTTGAAGAACATTGATAATGTGCCTCTTTTGGTGCCACTCTTCACTGACTGCACCCCTGACA CCATGTGTGAAATGATGAAGATCATGCAGGAGAACAGGGAGGTTACATGCTGTCTGGGAAGCTCTGCCAATTTCCGCAACAGCCGCCTGTTTCTACAGAGTGATGTCAG CATTGCTCTGGACCCTTTGTACCCATCTCAGTGTTCATGGGAGACATTCGGCTATGCCACTGGAGGAGGATTTAACGGAGAAGCTGAGGGTCTGTCTCCACTGAGGCTCTCCGGACAGCTCAACAGTCTGGGCTGCTCTGTCACCTTCCACCAAGGAGAGAGTGTTAGCATGGTCAAGCTCATAGAGCAG GCACGACACACAACCTACGGCATCCGCAAGTGctttcttttcctgctgcagtGTCAGCTAAGTCTGGTCATCAtccag TTCTTAGCCTGTCTTgctcagcttcctcctcctATGAACACCACGGACATCCTCTGGCTGTCCTGCTTCAGCTGCCCACTGctaag tgtgtcACTTTTGGGGAAGCCACCTGATAATTCAGTGATGACAGTTGCCACTGGGAAGAACCTAGATGCAATTCCAAGGAAG ACCCAGAACTACTTCCTTGGCTGTTTCCTGTTGAAGTTTGGCCTGACAGTGTGTGCCTACCTGTTGGCCTTTGGGTTCACCCTGCAGGAGATCTGCCTCAGAAGCAGCAACCTCACCTTAGCTGACAACACCAATGTCTCCTGCACTCATATTCTCACAGCCAG ctccTTAGAAAAAGCTCCTCAGTGGTTTAATGAGCTGTCAAACAGCCTGCTGCTGACTCAGAAGGTCATGGCAGGATTCCTCGCCTTACACACTG TGGTGATCTCCCTAAGCTACGTCCACCGCTCTCAGCCTCTGTGGAGAAAGAGTCCCTTCAGCAATACGTGGTGGTGTCTTACTGTACCTGTGGT TCTGCTCAGCCAGATTGTTCAGGCCACAGTGGATTACCAGTTATGGCGTCACCAGGGCAGCCTCCTGTCCTTTAACCTTGGTGACATACCCCTGCTAGCATGGCTGCTGGTCTCTCTGTCCCcactgctggtggtggtggtcaaCGAAGTGGTGAAGCTACATGAGATACG GGTGAGAGTTCGCTAccagaagagacagaagctgcagtttgaaaCAAAGCTGGGGATGAACTCTCCATTCTGA